CTGTCCTCGCGGCATACGGCGGGACTCCTCCCACCACGCGACCCGCTCAAACCAGCGGACAGGTTCCACCACAATGCGCCACTCGCGGCCGCCCCTCACAACGACTGCAGGGGCGCCTTGCGCAGCCGTGCGGATGTATACGTGCTCCATGGATGAAACCGTAGGGTGGGGGTCTGACATTCAAGACCCACCGGAGGAAAGGGGCAGGCAAACAAAAACCCCGCCACCCAAGTCTTTTGACTTGAAATGACGGGGTTTTTCTTGGTGGGTCCTACCGGGATCGAACCGATGACATCCACGGTGTAAACGTGGCGCTCTACCAGCTGAGCTAAAGACCCAAATCGCGGCTTCCGTGCTTCGTAACTTCCTCAGCGCTTCAACCAACGAACAATGACTCTACATGATCAACCGCCGGAAACACCAATCGGCCCTGGTGCCTCCGGAATATCCGGTAAAGCGCGCGCAAGGTAGTCCAATGCGCCGCTTACGCCCAGTTCCAATTTCAGCTCGGCAAAGTCGTCGCCACGGGTGGTTCCGCGGTTGATGATGACCACTGGTTTCCCCGTTTTTGCAGCGTGGCGCACGAACCGCAGACCGCTCTGAACCGTCAGCGATGATCCCGCCACCAACAGGGCCTCCGCGTTGTCCACCATCTCGTAGGCGCGGGCCACCCGATCCTTGGGGACGTTCTCTCCAAAGTAGACAAAGTCCGGCTTCAACGTTCCTCCGCAGATCGGACACACAGCCATGACGAACGATGTGATGAGATCAGGGTCCTCAACTATTGCGTCGGCATCGGGGGCCATTTCTACCACTCCGGACTTCAGCGCCTCCTCCAGGAAACCAGGATTGATTTCTTCCAGGATGGCGGCAATCAAACGCCGACTGAAGGTATGCCCGTTGCTGAGGCAAATCACTTGGTCAAAACGGCCATGCAGGTCCACCACGTTGACACTTCCGGCGTCCTCATGGAGCCTGTCAACATTTTGGGTAATGAGTCCGGTCATCAGGCCGCGGCGCTCCAGGAGCGCGACTGCGACATGGCCGGCATTCGGATCAGCATGCCGAAGGTGGGACCAGCCGATATGGTTCCGCGCCCAATAGCGCCGCCGATTGGCCTCCCCGCCAATAAACTCCTGGTAGGTCATAGGGTTTCTGGGCGCAGAACCTGGGCCACGGTAATCAGGAATTCCGGAATCGGTACTCAAGCCGGCACCGGTGAGTACCGCCAAACGCTTGCCACCCAGGAGATCCACGGCAAGCCCAAGTGCTTCCAGCTCCCTGGGGTCCAGTTGCGCCACCGCCGCGGGTGCCATGCTGGCAAATCCAGTCATGCCAACTCCGGGCCTGGGATGGTTCATGACTACTGATCCGCCAACGACGACAATGCCCGGCGATATTCGGAAAAGTCCCTTGCCTGACCCCGCGGATTAACAACCACATAGCGGATGATGCCCGCGTCGTCGATGATGAACGTCCCCCTCAAGGCCATTCCACTCGCTTCATCAAAGATGCCGTACTTCTGCGCCACCGCTCCATGCGGCCAGAAGTCCGCCAGGAGCTCGAAGCCAAATTGCTCGTGCTCAGCGTAGGCACGCTGCACGAACTTACTGTCGACCGAAATCGCCAAGACCGCGGCATTCGAATCCTTGAAGGCGGCTATGTTGTCGCGAATCTCACAAAGCTCCCCCGTGCAAATCCCGGAGAAGGCGAAAGGAAAGAACACCACAACAACGGTGCGGCCCCGGAAGTCAGCCAAACGGACTGGCTCGCCGTACTGGTTCAGCAGTTCAAAATCCGGTGCGAGTTGTCCTGCCTGGGGAACGAGCCCTGAGGCAGGCGCCTGCTGGACTTCCGTCACTTGTTCTTCTTGGGCACCAAACGCGTGGCGCTCCAGTCCTTTGAAACACCTGCCGATGTGGTCAGATGCAGACCGGAGGTCGGGGCGGCATCCTGGATGTCCGCCGGAGACACGTAGTTGTCACGGCCTGACTTTGGAGTCAGCACCCAAACAACCCCGCCTTCCTTCAGGTTGGTAAGCGAATCCATCAGGGCATCAACAAGGTCACCGTCGCCATCCCGCCACCAGAAAACAACAGCATCTACGACGTCATGATCATCTTCATCCAACAACTCGGAGCCTGTGACATCTTCGATGTCGTCACGCAAGTCGAAATCGACGTCGTCGTCGTAGCCGCGTTCCTGAATCAGATCCCCATCTTTGAAACCCATTCTTTCCGCCACATTTACCGATGTGGCGGCGTCGGCCTCGCTCACGTTTCCTCCTTTTGCAGTGACTTCCATTACTAACAGCCAACACCCTTTGGGCGTGTGCTTCAAGCTATTGTCCCAGCCAGCGGCCATATTCCGCATTCCACACGGTGTTTCGCCACCATGAGGATTGCGTGCTTTGCGTCACGGAGGCCGCCGGGGTGTGACATACAACGCCCCTCGGGCCCCGCGGCTACGCATCGCGACGCCGCGAAAGCTAGAGTGGCCATGAGCGCTACGGCTGCAGGGCGATCGCCCCGGGAATTTCCACAAGCAGCCAAGCGCTCACAAGACCTGCCCGGCGCATCCGACCGGGCTGTTGAAACAGAGATGTCGCACACGACGCGTTCACGACGGGCAGTTACCCTGCCGGACTTGAGGCGGCGATGCATGCGCCTAAAGGAAGGTTGGACGTGGCTGCAGGAGAAGAGACCTCACACATCCTCAGCGGGTTGACTGCCCAGCTGCCTGATCGTGATCCGGAAGAGACCGCGGAGTGGATTGAGTCCCTTGATGCGTTGATCGCGGAGCAGGGTACCGAGCGTGCCCAGTACATTATGCGTTCGTTGTTGCAGCGTGCCGGTGCCAGGTCGGTGGGTGTGCCGATGGTGACGACCACTGATTATGTGAACACGATCCCGGTGGACCAGGAAGCTCAGTTCCCGGGCAACGAGGAGTTCGAGCGCCGGTACCGGGCGTACATGCGGTGGAACGCCGCGGTGATGGTCCACCGTGCGCAGCGTTCCGATATCGGTGTCGGCGGGCATATTTCCACCTATGCCGGTGCCGCGACGTTGTATGAGGTGGGTTTCAATCACTTCTTCCGCGGCAAGGACCACCCCTCGGGCGGGGACCAGGTGTTCTTCCAGGGCCACGCGTCCCCGGGCATGTACGCCAGGGCGTTCATGGAAGGCCGCCTCACGGAAGAGGATCTGGACGGGTTCCGTCAGGAAAAGTCCAAGGCCGGTCATGCCCTGTCCTCGTACCCGCACCCGCGGTTGATGCCGGACTTCTGGGAATTCCCCACCGTGTCCATGGGTATCGGCCCGATGAACGCGATCTACCAGGCCCAGTCCAACCGGTACCTGCAGAACCGTGGCATCAAAGACACCTCGGACCAGCAGGTCTGGGCGTTCCTCGGTGACGGGGAAATGGACGAGCCCGAATCCCGTGGCCTGCTCCAGCTCGCCGCGAACGAGAACCTGGACAACCTGAACTTCGTGATCAACTGCAACCTCCAGCGCCTGGACGGACCGGTCCGCGGCAACGGCAAGATCATGCAGGAACTCGAGGCGTTCTTCCGCGGTGCGGGCTGGAACGTGATCAAGGTCGTCTGGGGCCGCGAATGGGACTCGCTCCTGGAAGCGGACACCGACGGGGCGTTGGTGAAAATCATGAACGAAACCCCCGATGGTGACTACCAGACCTACAAGGCCGAGTCCGGCGGGTTCGTCCGTGAACACTTCTTCGGCAAGTCCCCGCAGACCAAGGACATGGTCGCGGACCTGGACGACGAACAGATCTGGGGCCTGAAGCGCGGCGGTCACGACTACCGCAAGGTCTACGCCGCGTACAAGGCAGCGACCGAGTTCAAGGGCAAACCCACCGTGATCCTGGCCAAAACGGTCAAGGGCTACGGCCTGGGCCCGCACTTCGAGGGCCGCAACGCGACCCACCAGATGAAGAAACTGACCATGGAAGACCTCAAAGCCTTCCGTGACCACCTCCGCATCCCCATCAGCGATGACCAGCTCGACGCGGACCTCTACCGGCCCCCGTACTACCACCCCGGCATGGACGCCCCCGAAATCAAATACCTGATGGAACGCCGGGCAGAACTCGGCGGGTTCGTGCCCGAACGCCGCCGCAAACACACCGAGGTGGTGTTGCCCGAGGCGAAGTCCTACGAGGTCGCCAAACGCGGATCCGGGAAACAACAAGCCGCCACCACCATGGCCTTCGTAAGGCTCCTCAAAGACCTCATGCGGGACAAAAACTTCGGCGCCCGGTTCGTGCCCGTCGTCCCGGACGAATCCCGGACCTTCGGCATGGACGCGTTCTTCCCGACCGCGAAAATCTACAACCCCAAAGGCCAGAACTACCTCTCCGTGGACCGCGACCTCGTCCTGGCCTACAAAGAATCACCCGCCGGGCAACTGATCCACCCCGGCATCAACGAAGCCGGCGCCGTCGCAGCCTTCACCGCCGCCGGCACCGCCTACGCCACCCACGGCGAACCCCTGGTCCCGATCTACGTGTTCTACTCCATGTTCGGCTTCCAACGCACCGGAGATTCCTTCTGGGCCGCCGCGGACCAAATGACCCGCGGCTTCATCATCGGCGCCACCGCAGGACGAACCACCCTCACCGGCGAAGGACTCCAACACGCCGACGGGCACTCCCCCATCCTGGCCTCCACCAACCCCGCCGTGAAAACCTACGACCCCGCCTACGGCTACGAAATCGGCCACATCATCCGCCACGGCCTCGAAGAAATGTACGGACCCGACAGTACTGACGGCACCGGTGAAGACCGCAACGTGATGTACTACCTCACCGTCTACAACGAGCCCATCACCCAACCCGCCGAACCCGACAACCTCGACATCAACGGACTCCTCAAAGGCATCTACAAACTCGCAGACGCCCCCGAAACCACCGGGAACGGGAACCGGCCCACCGCGACCATCCTCGCCTCCGGCGTCTCCGTCCCCTGGGCCCTCGAAGCACAACGCATCCTCAACGAAGACTGGAACGTCGCCGCCGAAGTCTGGTCCGTGACCTCCTGGAACGAACTCCGCCGCGACGGACTCGCCGCCGAAGAACACGCCTTCCTCAACCCCGGCCAACCCGCCCGCACCCCGTTCATCACCGAACAACTCAAAGACACCAACGGACCCGTCATCGCCGTGTCCGACTACATGAAAGCCGTCCCCGACCAAATCCGCCAATTCATCCCCAACGACTTCGCCTCCCTCGGAGCAGACGGCTTCGGCTTCTCCGACACCCGCCAAGCCGCACGCCGCTACTTCAAAAACGACACCCACTCCATCGTCGCCAAAACCCTCCAACTCCTCGCCGCCAAGGGAGAAGTTGAAGCTGGTGCGCTGGAAAAGGCGATCGAAAAGTACCGGCTCCTGGATGTAAACGCCGGCACCACCGGCGGAGCAGGCGGCGACGCATAACAAACTGCGGGCAAGCCCCACAGGAACAGCAGTATCCGCGACGGCGGCTTTCACCGAAAGGTGAGGGCCGCCGTCGGGCTTTAACCTGGCTGGGACATGCATCCCAAGGACGTGATCAGCAACAACACGAGTTGTAGCCTTCTCACAAATGGAGCTTGCCGGGGATGGGCCGTATGCTCGTTCCATGGCAGAGCCGAGCAAAACAACCACCAAGCGCAAGGCAGCACCCCAGGCATTGTCACCCGAAAAGGCCGAGACACTGCGGCAACTCCGCGCCAACGTGGGCCAACTATCCACAAGCACCATGAGGCAACTCGAGAAATCGCTGCCTTGGTATGGCCGCCTGAGCTCGGATGAACGCTCGGCCTTGGGCCTGGTGGCCCAGAACGGCATTGCCGCCTTCGTGACGTGGTATGAGCGGCCCAGTTCTCCGTCGTGGATCCTCACAGACGTCTTCGGAAACGCTCCTACCGAACTGACCCGCTCCATCAGCCTGCAAAAGGCGCTGCAACTGATCCGCATCGTGGTGGAAGTCGTCGAGGACCAGGTTCCCGTGATCGCTCCGGAGTCGGACCAGCCTTCCCTCCGCGAAGCGGTGCTGCGCTATTCGAGGGAGGTAGCCTTCGCGGCCGCCGATGTGTACGCGAGGGCCGCGGAATCCCGCGGATCCTGGGACACGCGCTTGGAAGCACTGATCGTTGACGCCATTCTGAGAGGCGAAAACACCGATGCCTTGAGGTCCAGAATCGCGGCCCTCGGCTGGAAAGCCCAAGAGCGTTTCACGGTAATGGTGGGAAATTCGCCCTCGGAGCCAAGCGCCAGCTATGTCAGCGAACTACGCCGCACCGCCGGGCGGTTCGCCGAGGACGCACTGGTGGGAATCCAGGGTGACAGGCTCATATTGATCCTTGGCGGCTTACAGGACCGCGACACAGCTTACGTCAAGCTCAGCGAGCTTTTTGCCCCGGGAGCCGTGGTTTATGGTCCGGAAGCAGGCTCACTCCTGGAGGCGAGCAGTTCCGCCCAAGCCGCCTTCGCGGGGCTCACTGCGGCCCGTGCATGGCCTTCCGCGCCCCGACCTGTTGCTGCCGACGACCTCCTGCCCGAACGTGTTGTTTCCGGTGATGACGCCGCGCGCCGCTCCCTGATCAAGAACATCTACAGGCCCCTCCTGGCGGCTTCAAATGGCTTGGTGGAGACCTTGGGAACGTACTTGGAGTTGGGCCATTCGTTGGAGGCTACGGCGCGCGAACTGTTCGTCCATGCCAACACCGTGCGCTACCGTTTGAAGCGTGTCTGCGATGTGACAGGCTGGGATCCGCTCCTCCCCAGGGAGGCGTTTGTGTTGCAAACGGCGTTGGTAGTGGGTCGTCTTTCGGCCCAACCGAAAGCCGCCCCGGAACGTCACGCGTCACGTTCACAGAACTGAACCGTTGTAGACTTCCTACAAACTGACCCAGTGAGCTTGGTGTACCAAAACACCAGTGGATCACGTGGCAATTTGGAAAGCTGGATACGTGCTTGCAATCGTCTGCCCTGGACAGGGCTCCCAGACCCCCGGATTTTTGGCCCCTTGGCTGGAACTCCCCTCCGTCGAAGGCCAATTGGCCGCACTGAGCGAAATCGCAGGCATTGACCTCAAGGCCCACGGAACCACCTCGGATGAAGAGACCATCAAGGACACTGCCGTAGCGCAGCCGCTGATCGTCGCTGCCGGCCTCGTTGCTGCCAAGTCCTTGTTCGATGTGGAACTCAGTACCCTTCCCGTCATCCTTGCCGGTCACTCCGTCGGCGAAATCACGGCCTCAGCCCTCGCGGGCGTCCTCACGGAGTCCGAGGCCATGACCTTCGTTCGGGAACGCGCCAACAGCATGGCTGCAGCAGCTGCGGTGACGCCCACGGGCATGAGCGCAGTTGTGGGCGGAGACCCTGCCGAGGTCTTGGCGGCCATTGAGGCTGCAGGCGCCACTCCGGCCAATGTGAACGGGGCCGGACAAACCGTGGCCGCAGGCACGTTCGAACAGCTCAAGGCCTTGGCGGAAAACCCCCCGGCGAAGGCACGCGTCATACCCCTCAAGGTTGCCGGCGCCTTCCACACTTCCCACATGGCACCGGCAGTCAGCGCCCTTGAAGACCTCAAGCCGTCGCTGTCGCCGCAAAACCCGGCAGTTCCGCTGTTGTCGAACTACGACGGCAAGGAGGTCACGGCCGGGCCTGCCGCCGTCGAAAGCCTGATCGCACAGGTCTCACGCCCCGTCCGCTGGGATCAGTGCATGGAAACACTGGTGGAGCGCGGCGTCACCGGCGTGATCGAGCTTGCCCCTGCAGGCACGCTCGCGGGGCTTGCCAAGCGCGGAATGCCCGGCGTGAAGACGGTTGCCGTCAAAACCCCGGAAGACCTCTCCGCGGCTCTCGCACTTTTCGCTGAATTGGAGGGACAGGCATGAGCACTCCCGTACTGAACAAGACTGCGGTCAACGAAAACGCCCGCATTCTGGGCATCGGCGCCTACCGCCCGGATGTCATCGTCACCAACGACGACGTCTGCCAGTGGATCGATTCCTCGGACGAGTGGATCCGCCAGCGCACCGGCATTATCACGCGTCACCGTGCAGCCGCAGATGTCAGCGTGATCGACATGGCTGAAGGCGCCGCACGTGAGGCACTCAAGCAGGCGGGAATTGAACCGTCCCAGCTGGGAGCCGTCATCGTGTCCACCGTGACACACCCTTACGCCACGCCGTCGGCTGCCGCTGCACTCACCGACCGTTTGGGCGCGACGCCGGCACCCGCCTTTGACATCTCTGCCGCCTGCGCGGGGTACTGCTACGGCGTGGCCCAGGCCGATGCCCTCGTCCGTTCAGGCGCCGCCGAGTACGTACTGGTGGTCGGCGCCGAGAAACTCTCGGACGTCATCGACAACCACGAGCGAACCATTTCGTTCCTCCTCGGCGACGGCGCCGGCGCCGTGGTGGTCGGCCCATCCGACACCCCCGGCATCGGACCTTCCGTGTGGGGATCCGACGGCAGCAAGTGGGATGCCATCGGCATGACCCACTCCCTGGAAGACGTCAAGAAGCTCGGCGAATCCGCCCGCCACTCGGACGAAATCGACGATCCCGCCATCCTTTCCGCGACCCAGGACGTCTGGCCGACGTTGCGCCAGGATGGTCAGACAGTGTTCCGCTGGGCCGTCTGGGAAATGGCAAAGGTAGCGCAGCAGGCATTGGATGCCGCAGGCATCGAAGCCAGCGACCTCGCTGCTTTTGTTCCCCACCAGGCCAACATGCGCATCATTGACGAGATGGTCAAGAAGCTCAAGCTTCCCGAATCTGTTGTCATCGGCCGCGACATCGCCCAGGCGGGAAACACCTCCGCGGCGTCCATTCCGCTGGCAACGCACCGCTTGCTTCAGGAGAATCCTGAACTGAGCGGCGGCCTGGCCCTGCAGATCGGCTTCGGTGCCGGTTTGGTCTTCGGCGCCCAGGTAGTGGTTCTGCCGTAGATCGGGACACGTCCCGGCTATCAGCCAACTGAATACGACTTACAAAACCCAAGCCGCAACCCGCGGTTTGCCCCCTTTCCGGCAGTAGCCGGTACAACAAGAAAAGGAGCCAACAATGGCTAGCAACGAAGAGATCCTGGCCGGCCTGGCTGAAATCGTCAACGAAGAAACCGGCCTCGCCACCGAAGCCGTGGAGCTGGACAAGTCCTTCACCGAGGACCTGGACATCGACTCCATCTCGATGATGACCATCGTCGTCAACGCCGAAGAGAAGTTCGGCGTTCGCATCCCGGACGAAGAGGTCAAGAACCTCAAGACCGTCGGCGACGCCGTCAGCTTCATCGCTAACGCACAGGCCTAGTCCTGACACCTGCTGTGCCGGGCCGGGATTCCTATCCTTGAGCCCGGCACAGCCGCAGTAACCCATAGATTTTCTTGCCTCCCCGTGTGAACAGCGCATGTGGGACGGCTATCCGACAGAGAGTGATCGCATGGCACGCAAAGTAGTCATAACCGGTCTGGGGGCCACCACTCCCATCGGCGGCGACGTCCCCACAATGTGGCAGAACGCGCTGAAAGGGGTCTCCGGCGCCCGCACGCTCGGCGACGAGTGGGTGGCCAAGTACGACCTCCCCGTCCACTTTGCTGCCCGGTGCTCGACGCCGGCACTTGACGTCCTGAGCCGCGTTGAGGCAAAGCGCATGGACCCGTCCACACAGTTCGGCGTCATCGCAGCCCGTGAAGCCTGGTCAGACTCCGGGATCGAAGAAATCGATCACGACCGGCTCGCCGTAGCATTTGCCACAGGCATCGGCGGCGTCTGGACGCTCCTTGATGCTTGGGACACGCTCAGGGACAAGGGCCCGCGCCGGGTCCTGCCCATGACTGTTCCCATGCTCATGCCCAATGGCGTGGCAGCAGCTGTCAGCCTCGACCTCGGCGCCCGTGCCGGAGCGCACACTCCCGTATCGGCCTGTGCATCCGGCACCGAGGCCCTCCACCTCGGATTGGACTTGATCCGGTCCGGCAAAGCAGACGTTGTGGTGTGCGGTGGCGCTGAAGCCGCAATCCACCCGATGCCGTTGGCCGCCTTCTCCTCCATGCAGGCCTTGTCGCGCCGCAACGACGAGCCGGAGCGAGCCTCCCGCCCGTACGACATCGACCGCGACGGTTTTGTCATGGGTGAAGGTGCCGGTGCTCTGGTCCTCGAAGCCGAAGAGCACGCCATCGCCCGCGGCGCGCGCATCTACGCCGAGCTCGCTGGAACCTCGGTGACAGCGGACGCCTACCACATCACGGCACCGGACCCCGAGGGCCTGGGTGCCACCCGCGCACTGAAGGCCGCGATGTTCGATGGCCGGATCCAAGCGGAGGACGTGGTCCATGTCAACGCGCACGCCACCTCCACTCCTGTGGGCGATAAGCCCGAGTACACGGCCCTCCGTGCCGCCCTGGGGACCCATGTAGACAATGTGGCGGTCTCCGCCACGAAGTCGCAGATGGGCCACCTCCTGGGTGCTTCAGGGGCCGTTGAGGCTGTACTGACCGTACTGGCCGTCTACGAGCGCAAGGCGCCGGTCACTATCAACCTCGAAAACCAGGATCCCGAGATCCCCCTCGACGTTGTCACCTCCGTCCGTGACCTTCCCGCCGGCGACATCGTGGCGCTGAGCAACTCCTTCGGCTTCGGCGGTCACAATGCCGTCATCGCAGTCCGGAACGTCTAAGCGCGGTTAGGCAGTCGCCTCAATGAGACATAGGAAGGGCCCCACCAGCAGGTGGGGCCCTTCCTATTGCTATGGGGAAACGCTTAAGTCGGTGCTGTTACCCGACCTGGTGCAACCAGCGCACGGGCGCTCCTTCAGCTGCATGGCGGAAGGGCTCCAGTTCCTCGTCCCACGCTTCACCGAGCGCCAATGACAGCTCATGATAAACGGCCGAGGGGTCTCCTGCGCCGGATTCGTACGCGTAGCGGATGCGGTCCTCCGTCACCATGATGTTGCCGTGTACATCCGTGACGGCATGGAAGATACCCAACTCAGGGGTGTGCGACCAACGCGCTCCATCCACCCCTTGGCTGGGTTCTTCGGTGACCTCGTAACGCAAATGAGCCCAGCCCCTCAGCGCCGAGGCCAATTGGGCTCCGGTACCGGGGGCCCCTGTCCACGACAACTCCGCCCTGAACATTCCCGGCGCAGCTGGCTGAGGGGTCCACTCAAGATCGGTTCGCTTATCCACGACCGATCCAATGGCCCATTCAACGTGCGGGCAAAGTGCCGTCGGGGCCGAGTGCACGAACAGGACACCGCGGGTTGTTGCAACAGACATTCCATCCTCCATAGCTGTAGGTACGTCTTCCCCAACGACCTCTGCCTGGATGTTTGCTGTTGCTGCCGGATGCCATGTAAATCATGTGGGCCCTGACAGGCTATTTAGTTTTCTTGGTACTAGAGACGATATTGGCACAGATTTAACCCTCAACCGTGAATTGAAGGTTTCCCCGTGGTGCTTTCATTTTGCCGTACGGTGCCCTTTTCCGCCAGTGCGGCTCTTGGGGCGTCATGCTCAGGCCCTCGGGTGCGCCTGCTGGTAGCTCTTCCGCAGACGATCCACCGATACATGGGTGTAGATCTGAGTGGTGGCCAGGCTGCTGTGACCAAGTATTTCCTGCACCGCCCGCAGGTCCGCTCCCCCGTCAAGCAGGTGAGTGGCCGCGCTGTGCCTGAGCGCGTGCGGTCCCGTAGCAGATGTGTCACCCAAAGCCTGCAGCAGCTCGCTGACCACCGCCCGGATTTGGCGCGGATCAACCCGGTTGCCACGCACGCCCAAGAACAAGGCCGGTCCGCTCGTGGCTCCCACAACGGCGGGACGGCCCCGCCTGAGCCAATCGTCCACGGCTACGGCTGCCGGAACGCCGAACGGAACAGTACGCTCCTTGTTGCCTTTACCCAGCACTCGTACAGTACGTCGATCGGGATCAAGGTCATCGATGTCCAGCCCCGCCAGTTCCCCCACGCGGACTCCCGTGGCATACAGGAGTTCCACCATCGCCCTATTGCGCAGAGCCATGGGCCCACCGTCCGCGGCCGCAGTGTTCAGATCATCCACCATCCGGGAGACCTGCTGCTGCTGAAGGACCCCTGGCAGGGACTTGTCCCGCTTGGGAGCCTGTAGACGGACGGCGGGGTCAGTCTCGATAAGTTCTTCCCGGAGCGCCCAGCCAGTGAACGACCTGGCGGTTGCAGCCCGGCGCGCCAAAGTGGCCCGTGCCATGCCAGCCTCACTTTGCGCCCCAAGCCAGCGCCGCAGGGAGCCTAACTCCAGTTGCCTGAGTTCTTGGACTCCCTCCTGCACCGCAAAGCCAAGGAGACTCTCAACATCGGACAGGTAGGCACGGACTGTGTGCGCAGACCTTGCACATTCGCCCTCCAGGTAGCGTCGAAAGCCATCGACTGCCTTTTGAAGGGGTCCTGGAAGTAGTTGCGTGTCCACCCTTCCCACTGTGCCAGTCGCCGGTACAAAGTCGGCGTATCAACATGCTTTTCCTCTGCGTCTAGGCCTTTCCGGTCCGTTTCCACCCTCCGCGTTCCGAGCGCGCCAACCCCAGCAGCCCCAGCCGGCCAAGGCCCGCGCGCACGGCATCCGGACTCAGTCCCGCCACCACAGTCAGCTTCTCCACCGAGCTTGTGGACCTAAGAGGCAGAGCGTCCAAGAGAATGAGATCTTCCAAAGACAGGCCGTCGTGCACCGCAGCGGCGCCGGCGTCCTTTTCCTCACTGCCGGTTTCCCCGATGGCGCCGGCAAGCTCGGAAATCTCGCCGACGTCGGTGACGCAGACAGCTCCCCCGTCCCGGAGGAGGCGATGACAGCCGGC
This genomic interval from Paenarthrobacter aurescens TC1 contains the following:
- a CDS encoding hypothetical protein (identified by Glimmer2; putative); its protein translation is MSDPHPTVSSMEHVYIRTAAQGAPAVVVRGGREWRIVVEPVRWFERVAWWEESRRMPRGQGRVDVEVWQVQVRLGNNPRSGTATWELVRDGSGGGWCLRGEEVAAA
- a CDS encoding putative transcriptional regulator, Sir2 family (identified by match to protein family HMM PF02146), with amino-acid sequence MNHPRPGVGMTGFASMAPAAVAQLDPRELEALGLAVDLLGGKRLAVLTGAGLSTDSGIPDYRGPGSAPRNPMTYQEFIGGEANRRRYWARNHIGWSHLRHADPNAGHVAVALLERRGLMTGLITQNVDRLHEDAGSVNVVDLHGRFDQVICLSNGHTFSRRLIAAILEEINPGFLEEALKSGVVEMAPDADAIVEDPDLITSFVMAVCPICGGTLKPDFVYFGENVPKDRVARAYEMVDNAEALLVAGSSLTVQSGLRFVRHAAKTGKPVVIINRGTTRGDDFAELKLELGVSGALDYLARALPDIPEAPGPIGVSGG
- a CDS encoding putative bacterioferritin comigratory protein (thioredoxin reductase) (identified by match to protein family HMM PF00578), with product MTEVQQAPASGLVPQAGQLAPDFELLNQYGEPVRLADFRGRTVVVVFFPFAFSGICTGELCEIRDNIAAFKDSNAAVLAISVDSKFVQRAYAEHEQFGFELLADFWPHGAVAQKYGIFDEASGMALRGTFIIDDAGIIRYVVVNPRGQARDFSEYRRALSSLADQ
- a CDS encoding pyruvate dehydrogenase, E1 component (identified by match to protein family HMM TIGR00759) codes for the protein MHAPKGRLDVAAGEETSHILSGLTAQLPDRDPEETAEWIESLDALIAEQGTERAQYIMRSLLQRAGARSVGVPMVTTTDYVNTIPVDQEAQFPGNEEFERRYRAYMRWNAAVMVHRAQRSDIGVGGHISTYAGAATLYEVGFNHFFRGKDHPSGGDQVFFQGHASPGMYARAFMEGRLTEEDLDGFRQEKSKAGHALSSYPHPRLMPDFWEFPTVSMGIGPMNAIYQAQSNRYLQNRGIKDTSDQQVWAFLGDGEMDEPESRGLLQLAANENLDNLNFVINCNLQRLDGPVRGNGKIMQELEAFFRGAGWNVIKVVWGREWDSLLEADTDGALVKIMNETPDGDYQTYKAESGGFVREHFFGKSPQTKDMVADLDDEQIWGLKRGGHDYRKVYAAYKAATEFKGKPTVILAKTVKGYGLGPHFEGRNATHQMKKLTMEDLKAFRDHLRIPISDDQLDADLYRPPYYHPGMDAPEIKYLMERRAELGGFVPERRRKHTEVVLPEAKSYEVAKRGSGKQQAATTMAFVRLLKDLMRDKNFGARFVPVVPDESRTFGMDAFFPTAKIYNPKGQNYLSVDRDLVLAYKESPAGQLIHPGINEAGAVAAFTAAGTAYATHGEPLVPIYVFYSMFGFQRTGDSFWAAADQMTRGFIIGATAGRTTLTGEGLQHADGHSPILASTNPAVKTYDPAYGYEIGHIIRHGLEEMYGPDSTDGTGEDRNVMYYLTVYNEPITQPAEPDNLDINGLLKGIYKLADAPETTGNGNRPTATILASGVSVPWALEAQRILNEDWNVAAEVWSVTSWNELRRDGLAAEEHAFLNPGQPARTPFITEQLKDTNGPVIAVSDYMKAVPDQIRQFIPNDFASLGADGFGFSDTRQAARRYFKNDTHSIVAKTLQLLAAKGEVEAGALEKAIEKYRLLDVNAGTTGGAGGDA
- a CDS encoding putative [acyl-carrier-protein] S-malonyltransferase (identified by match to protein family HMM PF00698), with protein sequence MDHVAIWKAGYVLAIVCPGQGSQTPGFLAPWLELPSVEGQLAALSEIAGIDLKAHGTTSDEETIKDTAVAQPLIVAAGLVAAKSLFDVELSTLPVILAGHSVGEITASALAGVLTESEAMTFVRERANSMAAAAAVTPTGMSAVVGGDPAEVLAAIEAAGATPANVNGAGQTVAAGTFEQLKALAENPPAKARVIPLKVAGAFHTSHMAPAVSALEDLKPSLSPQNPAVPLLSNYDGKEVTAGPAAVESLIAQVSRPVRWDQCMETLVERGVTGVIELAPAGTLAGLAKRGMPGVKTVAVKTPEDLSAALALFAELEGQA
- the fabH gene encoding 3-oxoacyl-(acyl-carrier-protein) synthase III (identified by match to protein family HMM TIGR00747), encoding MSTPVLNKTAVNENARILGIGAYRPDVIVTNDDVCQWIDSSDEWIRQRTGIITRHRAAADVSVIDMAEGAAREALKQAGIEPSQLGAVIVSTVTHPYATPSAAAALTDRLGATPAPAFDISAACAGYCYGVAQADALVRSGAAEYVLVVGAEKLSDVIDNHERTISFLLGDGAGAVVVGPSDTPGIGPSVWGSDGSKWDAIGMTHSLEDVKKLGESARHSDEIDDPAILSATQDVWPTLRQDGQTVFRWAVWEMAKVAQQALDAAGIEASDLAAFVPHQANMRIIDEMVKKLKLPESVVIGRDIAQAGNTSAASIPLATHRLLQENPELSGGLALQIGFGAGLVFGAQVVVLP
- a CDS encoding putative acyl carrier protein (identified by match to protein family HMM PF00550), translating into MASNEEILAGLAEIVNEETGLATEAVELDKSFTEDLDIDSISMMTIVVNAEEKFGVRIPDEEVKNLKTVGDAVSFIANAQA